Proteins encoded by one window of Nicotiana tabacum cultivar K326 chromosome 10, ASM71507v2, whole genome shotgun sequence:
- the LOC107814149 gene encoding pentatricopeptide repeat-containing protein At2g30100, chloroplastic: MATINEIACFTYLGITNAVSPRRRRLVVPQTWLKLRSQSCSKVLGADCSQNPSFVTPRRNKIWEFRLYNSVELDRFVTSDDENEMSEGFFEAIEELERMTREPSDVLEEMNERLSDRELQLVLVYFAQEGRDSWCALEVFEWLRKENRVDKETMELMVSIMCGWVQKLIGAKSEAGDVVDLLEDMDCVGLSPKFSMVEKVISLYWDAGEREGVVSFVKEVLRRQIAYSDGNGDGHKAGPTGYLAWKMMEEGNYKDAVKLVIDIRDCGLKPEIYSYLIAMTAVVKELNVFGKALRKLKGFAKSGVIAELDLENLRLIEEYEADLLAEGVRLSNWLIREGGPSLFGVVHERLVAMYVCAGRGIEAERHLWQMKLVGKEVSGDVHDIVLAICASQKEPELGPISRLLTRMEASSSLQKKKTLSWLLRGYIKGGHFENAAETVIKMLDLGLYPEFLDRAAVLQGLRRRIQQSGSLEIYLNLCKNLSDASLIGPCLVYLYVNKYRLWIIRML, encoded by the exons ATGGCTACTATTAATGAGATTGCATGTTTTACCTACCTCGGGATAACTAACGCTGTTTCTCctagacgacgtcgtttggttgttCCTCAGACTTGGTTGAAATTGAGGAGTCAATCATGTTCAAAGGTTCTGGGTGCAGATTGTAGTCAGAACCCTAGTTTTGTTACTCCGAGGAGGAATAAAATCTGGGAATTTAGATTGTATAATTCTGTTGAATTGGATAGGTTTGTGACGAGCGACGATGAGAATGAGATGAGTGAAGGTTTTTTCGAGGCAATTGAGGAATTAGAACGAATGACAAGAGAACCGTCAGATGTTCTTGAGGAAATGAATGAGAGGTTATCTGATAGAGAGTTGCAGTTGGTGTTGGTATACTTTGCGCAAGAAGGGAGGGACTCATGGTGTGCTTTGGAGGTGTTTGAGTGGCTAAGGAAAGAGAATAGAGTTGATAAGGAGACAATGGAGCTGATGGTTTCGATAATGTGTGGATGGGTGCAGAAGTTGATTGGGGCGAAGAGTGAAGCCGGGGATGTAGTGGACTTGCTGGAGGATATGGACTGTGTAGGGTTGAGCCCCAAATTTAGTATGGTTGAGAAGGTTATTTCTTTGTATTGGGATGCAGGTGAGAGGGAGGGAGTTGTGTCCTTTGTGAAGGAAGTGTTGAGGAGGCAGATTGCTTACTCAGATGGCAACGGAGATGGGCATAAGGCTGGTCCCACTGGTTATCTTGCCTGGAAAATGATG GAGGAGGGGAATTACAAGGATGCAGTCAAATTAGTTATTGACATTCGAGATTGTGGGTTGAAGCCAGAAATATACAGCTATTTGATTGCAATGACAGCTGTGGTAAAAGAGCTGAATGTTTTTGGAAAAGCTTTACGCAAATTGAAAGGTTTCGCCAAAAGTGGTGTCATTGCGGAGCTTGATTTAGAAAATCTAAGGCTCATTGAAGAATATGAAGCAGATTTGTTGGCTGAGGGTGTACGTTTGTCGAATTGGTTGATTAGAGAAGGAGGTCCTTCTCTTTTTGGGGTGGTTCATGAGAGGCTTGTTGCAATGTATGTATGTGCTGGGCGTGGAATAGAAGCAGAGAGACATTTGTGGCAAATGAAGTTAGTTGGCAAGGAAGTCAGCGGAGATGTTCATGACATTGTCTTAGCAATATGTGCTTCCCAGAAGGAGCCGGAGCTAGGCCCTATCTCAAGGTTGCTCACCAGAATGGAGGCATCAAGCTcattacagaaaaagaaaacattgTCATGGCTGTTGAGAGGTTATATTAAAGGTGGACATTTTGAGAATGCTGCAGAGACAGTAATTAAGATGCTTGACCTGGGTCTGTATCCCGAGTTTTTGGACAGAGCAGCTGTGCTGCAGGGACTAAGGAGAAGAATTCAACAATCTGGAAGCTTGGAAATTTACCTCAACCTTTGCAAAAACCTTTCAGATGCTAGTTTGATTGGTCCATGTCTTGTATATCTCTACGTAAACAAAtatagattgtggataataaggATGCTATGA